In one window of Harpia harpyja isolate bHarHar1 chromosome 11, bHarHar1 primary haplotype, whole genome shotgun sequence DNA:
- the S1PR1 gene encoding sphingosine 1-phosphate receptor 1 yields the protein MSSGTTAPLKVVGNLASTDVNYVIKEHYNYTGKLNENTDSGIKVTSVVFIIICCFIILENIFVLLTIWKTKKFHRPMYYFIGNLALSDLLAGVAYTANLLLSGHKTYSLTPSQWFVREGSMFVALSASVFSLLAIAIERYITMLKMKLHNGSNSFRSFLLISACWVISVILGGLPIMGWNCISLLSNCSTVLPLYHKHYILFCTTVFTGLLLSIVVLYCRIYSMVRTRSRRLTFRKNITKATRSSEKSLALLKTVIIVLSAFIACWAPLFILLLLDVGCKVKTCPILYKAEYFLVLAVLNSATNPIIYTLTNKEMRRAFIKILCCCKCPAADSGTKFKRPIIGGMEFSRSKSDNSSHPQKEEGDRPETIMSSGNVTSSS from the coding sequence ATGAGCTCTGGCACCACTGCCCCACTGAAGGTCGTCGGCAACCTCGCCAGCACCGATGTCAACTATGTCATCAAAGAGCATTATAATTACACAGGAAAGCTAAATGAGAACACGGACAGTGGAATAAAAGTGACGTCGGTGGTTTTTATCATCATTTGCTGCTTTATAATCTTAGAGAACATTTTTGTCTTGCTCACCATCTGGAAAACCAAGAAGTTTCACAGACCCATGTACTATTTCATTGGGAACTTGGCTCTTTCAGACTTGCTGGCTGGTGTGGCTTACACTGCCAACCTCCTGCTATCTGGACACAAAACCTATAGCCTCACCCCCTCCCAGTGGTTTGTAAGAGAAGGCAGTATGTTTGTTGCCTTGTCAGCTTCTGTGTTCAGCCTGTTGGCCATTGCCATTGAGAGATACATCACCATGTTGAAGATGAAACTCCACAATGGCAGCAACAGCTTCCGCTCCTTCTTGCTGATCAGTGCTTGCTGGGTTATCTCCGTGATACTCGGGGGACTCCCAATCATGGGCTGGAACTGCATCAGCCTCTTGTCCAACTGCTCCACCGTGCTGCCTCTCTACCACAAGCACTATATTCTCTTTTGCACCACCGTTTTCACTGGCCTTTTGCTATCTATTGTCGTCCTCTATTGTAGGATCTACTCCATGGTGAGGACTAGGAGCCGCAGGCTGACATTTCGGAAAAACATTACCAAAGCGACTAGGAGCTCAGAAAAGTCACTGGCGTTGCTCAAGACAGTGATCATAGTCCTGAGTGCCTTCATCGCCTGCTGGGCTCCCTTGTTCATCCTGCTTTTACTGGATGTGGGGTGTAAAGTGAAGACCTGCCCAATCCTCTATAAAGCAGAGTATTTCTTAGTACTGGCCGTGCTCAATTCAGCCACGAACCCTATCATCTACACCTTGACAAACAAAGAGATGCGGAGGGCTTTCATCAAgattctgtgctgctgcaaatgTCCCGCAGCAGATTCTGGGACCAAATTCAAGAGGCCGATCATTGGAGGGATGGAGTTCAGCCGGAGTAAGTCTGACAACTCCTCCCACCCACAGAAGGAAGAAGGCGACCGTCCTGAAACCATCATGTCTTCGGGCAATGTTACCTCATCTTCTTAG